The Methanoculleus marisnigri JR1 genome window below encodes:
- a CDS encoding ubiquitin-like small modifier protein 1, translating into MQVRVRTFARLREAIGGDLTLEVPEGATMSRLLAVVAETSEQAGEALFEESGELRGYVILMHNGRRVRRAEAMTLALADGDEVALFPPVAGG; encoded by the coding sequence ATGCAGGTTCGGGTAAGGACTTTTGCGCGGTTGCGGGAGGCCATCGGGGGCGATCTCACGCTCGAGGTTCCCGAAGGAGCGACGATGAGCCGGCTCCTTGCGGTGGTCGCCGAGACCTCGGAGCAGGCCGGGGAGGCGCTCTTTGAAGAGAGCGGAGAACTCCGGGGATACGTGATCCTGATGCACAACGGCAGGCGTGTGCGGCGTGCGGAGGCCATGACGCTCGCCCTCGCCGACGGGGACGAGGTCGCCCTCTTCCCGCCGGTGGCGGGCGGGTGA
- a CDS encoding HesA/MoeB/ThiF family protein, whose protein sequence is MLTDRERERYRRQVALFGEEAQERLANARVVIVGAGGLGCPVALYLAAAGIGEIRLVDGDVVDRTNLNRQVLHTERDVGRAKVESAAEKIRAQNPEIAVAATRATLDEGNAARLAGGADLIVDATDNFAARYILNRVALRNSVPLVHGAVRGFDGQATTIIPGKTACLECIFPVAPPGEDVIPVVGTTPGIIGLVQANEAIKYITGTGDLLAGRLLVWDGRAATTAILPVERQDDCRACGNGRC, encoded by the coding sequence ATGCTCACGGATCGGGAACGGGAACGTTATCGGCGGCAGGTCGCGCTCTTCGGAGAGGAGGCGCAGGAACGGCTCGCGAATGCTCGGGTCGTCATTGTCGGGGCCGGCGGTCTCGGCTGTCCCGTCGCCCTCTACCTTGCTGCCGCCGGTATCGGTGAGATCCGGCTGGTCGACGGCGACGTCGTGGACCGGACCAACCTGAACCGACAGGTGCTTCATACCGAACGCGACGTCGGACGGGCGAAGGTCGAGTCGGCGGCCGAGAAGATCCGGGCGCAGAACCCGGAGATCGCGGTCGCCGCCACCCGGGCAACCCTCGATGAAGGAAACGCCGCCCGACTCGCGGGCGGGGCCGACCTCATCGTCGACGCCACCGATAATTTCGCGGCGCGCTACATCCTCAACCGGGTGGCGCTCCGGAACAGCGTGCCGCTCGTCCACGGGGCGGTCAGGGGATTCGACGGACAGGCGACGACGATCATCCCCGGGAAGACGGCCTGCCTCGAGTGCATATTCCCGGTAGCCCCGCCCGGGGAGGATGTCATCCCCGTTGTCGGCACCACGCCCGGGATCATCGGGCTCGTCCAGGCGAACGAGGCGATCAAGTACATCACCGGCACCGGCGATCTCCTGGCCGGCCGGCTCCTCGTCTGGGACGGGCGGGCCGCCACGACGGCGATCCTGCCCGTGGAGCGGCAGGATGACTGCAGAGCGTGTGGAAACGGCAGGTGTTGA
- a CDS encoding GNAT family N-acetyltransferase produces MTIGLIDDGDAWDRFVDESASGRLFHKWDFMKITEKHTGFRFLPYGVFKGNEAIAVIPLFRKQTHGVNILLSPPPLQSVVPYLGFVMGRRYDTAKQSKKESMLKLVGDDLENEFAALAPNYLSIIQVPGFIDVRRFLREGYHARLHFTYLIALDPPLTEIWNSFSSNLRTKLRKVEKNGYRLEKSTDLSIFYSTVSERFSDPDMNIPMISRTYFEELFRAYPDNLGLYYLYDDEGTVTGVQATQEYKAFTLWMGAPKMTAMPGNEFLQWLLLQQAKDEGYRQMENVGANNENLNLFKSKFNPSLTLFLEMSREDLIGRVARWAYSTIASKGPVKRKVLSCLE; encoded by the coding sequence ATGACGATAGGGCTTATCGATGATGGGGACGCCTGGGACAGATTCGTAGACGAAAGCGCCTCCGGCCGCCTTTTCCACAAATGGGACTTCATGAAGATAACGGAGAAGCACACCGGCTTTCGGTTTCTCCCCTATGGAGTCTTCAAGGGCAACGAGGCGATCGCCGTCATTCCGCTCTTCCGAAAGCAGACCCACGGGGTCAACATTCTCCTCTCCCCACCGCCTCTCCAGTCGGTGGTGCCGTACCTCGGGTTCGTCATGGGCCGCCGTTACGACACCGCCAAGCAGAGCAAAAAGGAGTCGATGCTCAAGTTGGTCGGTGACGACCTGGAGAACGAGTTTGCGGCCCTGGCTCCGAACTACCTCTCCATAATCCAGGTTCCGGGTTTCATCGATGTTCGACGGTTTCTCAGGGAGGGGTACCATGCCCGGCTCCATTTCACGTATCTGATCGCACTCGATCCGCCGCTCACCGAGATCTGGAACAGTTTCTCCTCCAATCTCCGCACCAAACTGCGAAAGGTCGAGAAGAACGGTTACCGCCTCGAGAAGAGCACCGATCTCTCGATCTTCTACTCCACGGTCTCAGAGCGGTTCAGCGATCCCGACATGAACATCCCGATGATCAGCCGCACCTACTTCGAGGAACTCTTCCGGGCATACCCCGACAACCTCGGGCTCTACTACCTCTACGACGACGAAGGCACCGTAACGGGCGTGCAGGCAACCCAGGAGTACAAGGCCTTCACTCTCTGGATGGGGGCCCCGAAGATGACCGCGATGCCCGGCAACGAGTTCCTGCAGTGGTTGCTTCTCCAGCAGGCAAAGGATGAGGGATATCGCCAGATGGAGAACGTCGGGGCGAACAACGAGAACCTGAACCTCTTCAAGTCCAAGTTCAACCCCTCGCTCACCCTCTTTCTGGAGATGAGCCGGGAAGACCTCATCGGCAGGGTTGCGCGATGGGCCTACAGCACCATCGCGAGCAAGGGTCCGGTGAAGCGCAAGGTCCTCTCCTGCCTCGAGTGA
- a CDS encoding PIN domain-containing protein, whose amino-acid sequence MTAVCIDTNLFLELYESGEDPEEIVADVGALAEHLVVPDIIIDEFLRNRSRVLDRIADDVRRQEAGEIRLPSIIRGYPNAASLQRAAEGYDRAIGALCGDIESMIASPAADPVARAFNALSGDPAVRVLRRTDELVTRAHRRKLLGNPPKSVGTDTIGDELIWETLLASIEEDLIFITRDRTYRNHTAYLVREYRERTGNTLTITDRISDALKLVPRPPSPALVGFEGREETRR is encoded by the coding sequence ATGACAGCCGTATGTATCGATACGAATCTCTTCCTCGAACTCTACGAGTCCGGCGAGGATCCGGAAGAGATTGTTGCGGATGTCGGTGCGCTGGCCGAACACCTGGTCGTTCCCGACATCATCATCGATGAGTTCCTCCGCAACCGGTCGCGCGTTCTCGACCGGATCGCGGACGACGTGCGGAGACAGGAGGCAGGCGAGATCCGCCTGCCCTCCATCATCCGCGGCTACCCGAATGCTGCTTCGCTGCAGCGCGCCGCTGAGGGATATGACAGGGCTATCGGCGCTCTCTGCGGCGATATCGAGAGCATGATCGCAAGCCCCGCCGCCGATCCGGTTGCCCGGGCGTTCAACGCCCTCTCCGGCGACCCCGCCGTGCGGGTCCTTCGCCGGACCGACGAACTCGTCACACGGGCTCACCGCCGCAAGCTCCTCGGCAACCCCCCGAAAAGCGTGGGTACGGATACCATCGGCGACGAGCTCATATGGGAGACGCTGCTCGCCAGTATCGAGGAAGACCTGATCTTCATCACCCGGGACCGGACCTACCGCAACCACACCGCTTACCTTGTACGGGAGTACCGGGAGAGGACCGGCAACACTCTTACGATCACCGACAGGATATCCGATGCCCTGAAACTTGTCCCGCGACCGCCGTCGCCGGCGCTGGTCGGGTTCGAAGGCCGGGAAGAGACACGCCGGTAA
- a CDS encoding PAS domain S-box protein, with amino-acid sequence MYRILVVDDEPGLLEQNRIYLETSGDMRVETTSSSLQALDMLSKAPYDAIIADYEMPEMDGITLLKEVRNRGLSIPFIIFSGRGREEVIIEALNNGADFYLQKGGNPSAQFAELQNMILQAVRRKQAEEEVQRAGDLYRSVFEHTGSATIIIEGDMTISLANNEFEHLTGYSREEIESKVPWTVFVAAEDVERLRNYHRERRTDPGSAPRTYEFRLVDRHGSQKDLHMTIGIIPGTDRSVASMIDVTDRKRFEEELSAAHEEMIAAFEEAKASQESLEAQCREMEDYQANLRGIIDFLPDPTFVLDRTGKVIIWNRAIEELTGVKKNRIIGSGPEAVCKTMPGLQSPLVAESVLSRGGVESVTQEVRITSPRTGEVACLWAKASPLYDAQGRLSGAIESLRDITDSKRMETQIQHRIDLEQVVSSISTKFIGLDPADLEDALEEMLQALGSFLDVDRSYIFRFSADLTRVEDTHEWCAEGIEAQIDVLQDLPADVISWGLEQIRAQNTICIPDIAGLPQEAAAVRDFFQGYGVRSLILVPIATIDENLGTIGFETTRKIRTWSDEDVTLLEIVGNLFADLFSRIRVQERLRTSEERFRSLVERSHDCYIRATTAPQAIEYISPSCESLIGYTREEILGNPNFIRRLIHPEDRKTFFALLQERDATARQPYVFRVRRKDERYIWVEACTIPVYGNDGRAVAIDYAIHDIDAWKQTEAALIQANKKLTLMNSIVRHDILNQVTVVLGHIALLREQPLDPTVADALGKQQAAVEIIQSQIGFTRDYQDLGVRAPRWFPVEPLVTGASKALRPIGIRISTDLDGLSVYADPLLSSVFFNLLENAGRHGKTVTEIRVTAMPDGGGARIVWEDNGVGVPREHKERIFERGFGSHTGLGLFLVKEVLSITGIAIRETGEPGKGARFEIVVPEGNVRYG; translated from the coding sequence ATGTATCGAATTCTCGTAGTCGATGATGAACCGGGGCTTCTCGAGCAGAACCGGATCTACCTGGAGACGTCCGGCGACATGCGGGTCGAGACGACGTCGTCGTCGCTGCAGGCTCTCGATATGCTCTCGAAAGCCCCTTACGACGCCATCATCGCCGACTACGAGATGCCGGAGATGGACGGCATCACCCTCTTAAAGGAGGTCCGCAACAGGGGCCTCTCGATACCGTTCATCATCTTTTCCGGCCGCGGCCGCGAGGAGGTGATCATCGAGGCGCTCAACAACGGGGCGGATTTCTACCTCCAGAAAGGCGGCAACCCCTCCGCCCAGTTTGCCGAACTCCAGAACATGATCCTCCAGGCAGTCCGGAGGAAGCAGGCCGAAGAGGAGGTACAGCGGGCCGGAGACCTGTACCGGAGCGTCTTCGAGCATACCGGCTCCGCCACCATCATCATCGAGGGCGACATGACGATCTCCCTCGCAAACAACGAATTCGAACACCTTACCGGCTATTCCCGTGAGGAGATAGAATCAAAGGTTCCCTGGACGGTGTTCGTCGCCGCAGAAGACGTTGAACGGCTCAGAAACTATCACCGGGAACGGCGGACAGACCCCGGTTCGGCGCCGAGAACCTACGAGTTCCGGCTGGTCGACCGGCACGGCAGCCAGAAAGACCTGCACATGACGATAGGGATCATCCCCGGGACGGATCGCTCCGTTGCATCGATGATCGATGTCACCGACCGGAAACGGTTCGAGGAAGAGCTGAGCGCGGCGCACGAGGAGATGATCGCGGCGTTCGAGGAGGCGAAAGCGAGCCAGGAGTCGCTCGAGGCGCAGTGCCGCGAAATGGAGGATTACCAGGCAAACCTCCGGGGCATCATAGATTTTCTTCCCGACCCGACGTTCGTGCTCGACCGCACGGGGAAGGTCATCATCTGGAACCGGGCAATCGAAGAGTTGACCGGGGTCAAGAAAAACCGGATCATCGGATCGGGGCCGGAAGCCGTCTGCAAGACGATGCCCGGACTGCAGTCCCCACTGGTAGCGGAAAGCGTCCTCTCTCGGGGGGGCGTCGAGAGCGTCACCCAGGAGGTTCGTATCACTTCGCCCCGCACGGGGGAGGTGGCCTGCCTCTGGGCGAAAGCATCGCCGCTTTACGACGCGCAGGGGCGGCTCTCCGGAGCAATCGAGTCGTTGCGGGACATCACCGATTCGAAACGGATGGAAACGCAGATCCAGCACCGGATTGACCTCGAACAGGTGGTGAGTTCGATCTCCACGAAGTTCATCGGCCTCGACCCGGCGGACCTCGAAGACGCCCTCGAAGAGATGCTCCAGGCGCTCGGGTCGTTCCTCGACGTCGACCGGAGTTACATCTTCCGCTTCTCCGCCGACCTCACCCGCGTGGAGGACACCCATGAGTGGTGCGCGGAGGGGATCGAGGCGCAGATCGATGTGCTGCAGGATCTTCCCGCCGATGTGATCTCCTGGGGACTGGAGCAGATCAGGGCGCAAAACACGATCTGCATCCCCGATATCGCCGGTCTACCACAGGAGGCAGCGGCGGTGCGCGACTTCTTCCAGGGGTATGGGGTCCGGTCGCTCATCCTGGTGCCGATCGCGACCATCGATGAAAACCTCGGGACAATCGGGTTTGAGACCACCAGGAAGATACGAACCTGGTCGGACGAGGACGTCACGCTGCTTGAGATCGTCGGCAACCTCTTTGCCGACCTCTTCTCCCGGATTCGTGTGCAGGAACGGCTCCGCACGAGCGAGGAGCGGTTCAGGAGCCTCGTGGAGCGGTCGCACGACTGCTACATCCGTGCAACCACGGCGCCGCAGGCGATCGAGTACATCAGCCCCTCGTGCGAGAGCCTGATCGGGTACACCCGGGAGGAGATCCTGGGCAATCCGAATTTCATCAGGCGGTTGATCCACCCCGAAGACCGGAAGACGTTCTTCGCTCTGCTCCAGGAACGGGACGCGACGGCCCGCCAGCCGTATGTCTTCCGGGTGCGCCGGAAAGACGAGCGCTACATCTGGGTTGAGGCCTGCACGATCCCCGTCTACGGAAACGACGGACGGGCGGTTGCAATCGATTACGCGATCCACGACATCGACGCCTGGAAACAGACCGAGGCGGCGCTCATCCAGGCCAACAAGAAACTCACCCTGATGAACAGCATCGTGCGGCACGATATCCTGAACCAGGTCACGGTGGTGCTCGGACATATCGCCCTCCTCCGGGAACAGCCGCTCGATCCGACCGTCGCCGACGCCCTCGGGAAGCAGCAGGCCGCCGTCGAGATAATACAGTCGCAGATCGGGTTCACGCGGGATTACCAGGATCTCGGTGTCCGGGCACCCCGGTGGTTCCCCGTCGAGCCCCTGGTCACGGGCGCCTCGAAAGCCCTTCGGCCGATCGGTATCCGGATCTCCACCGATCTCGACGGGCTCTCCGTCTACGCCGACCCGCTCCTCTCCTCCGTCTTCTTCAACCTCCTGGAGAACGCCGGCCGGCACGGGAAGACCGTGACCGAGATCCGGGTCACGGCCATGCCGGACGGCGGCGGAGCCCGGATTGTCTGGGAGGACAACGGCGTCGGCGTCCCCAGAGAGCATAAGGAGAGGATATTCGAGCGGGGCTTCGGGAGCCACACGGGACTCGGGCTCTTCCTGGTGAAAGAAGTTCTCTCGATCACCGGGATCGCCATCCGGGAGACCGGTGAGCCCGGGAAAGGAGCCCGGTTCGAGATTGTGGTCCCGGAGGGCAACGTCCGGTACGGGTGA
- a CDS encoding NEW3 domain-containing protein has translation MAGRRSSICILLALLLAASAAPGVSAAQGGTMQTEIRCDFPGEVIEAGDTAVFDLAVTNRGDTGTCLLNYWTYRGTDNWKIRFESDDREVYRMLIPAGETKTVRLVAETSGHAAVGEYPIRVGIGEGTIWVYIQVTKTHSGETGTLEATVVDKEGNVVKGADVGLYDRDTRIEGMLATAEGKVSIGAPMGTYTAKVTRPGYRPWEKKGVDIRIGQTVDLGIVPLEKENFFAEIRVKSPSRIAAIGTNPQYEMTLKNAGRNDDTYSLSVQGLPEQWYARFKESSTATEEVSEIYVPSGEEKTLYLDLIPPYSVGVGEYNLTAVIGSSAREYEENLTLRLRGSYDLRTYTKSYRHEINRGDTLTFDMTVTNAGVGGALTNIGINMSAPEGWRVTVDPASVASLEAGERATVQVTVIPPADIVAGEYKVVALAKCDQDEEEDEYRVVVKEQSYVAVLGILVMAGIGAGLWYMFRKYGRR, from the coding sequence ATGGCCGGCAGAAGATCATCTATATGTATCCTCCTCGCGCTCCTTCTCGCCGCGTCGGCCGCCCCGGGGGTTTCGGCCGCACAGGGCGGGACGATGCAGACGGAGATCCGGTGCGACTTCCCCGGTGAGGTGATCGAGGCGGGCGATACCGCCGTCTTCGATCTCGCGGTCACGAACCGGGGAGATACCGGGACGTGCCTCCTCAACTACTGGACTTACCGGGGCACCGACAACTGGAAGATCCGGTTCGAATCCGACGACCGCGAGGTCTACCGGATGCTGATCCCGGCCGGCGAGACGAAGACCGTCCGCCTGGTGGCCGAGACCTCCGGCCATGCCGCTGTGGGGGAATACCCCATCCGGGTGGGTATCGGTGAAGGCACGATCTGGGTCTACATCCAGGTCACGAAGACGCACAGTGGCGAAACGGGAACCCTCGAGGCCACTGTGGTGGATAAGGAGGGTAACGTGGTCAAGGGTGCCGACGTCGGTCTCTATGACCGTGATACCCGCATCGAGGGGATGCTTGCGACCGCCGAAGGCAAAGTGAGCATCGGCGCCCCGATGGGCACCTACACCGCAAAGGTCACCCGGCCCGGATACCGGCCGTGGGAGAAGAAAGGCGTCGATATCCGGATCGGCCAGACGGTCGACCTCGGGATCGTGCCGCTCGAGAAAGAGAACTTCTTTGCCGAGATCCGGGTAAAGTCCCCGTCCCGGATAGCGGCGATCGGCACCAATCCGCAGTACGAGATGACCCTGAAGAACGCGGGCAGAAACGACGATACCTACTCCCTCTCCGTCCAGGGCCTTCCCGAGCAGTGGTATGCCCGGTTCAAGGAGAGCAGCACCGCCACCGAAGAGGTCTCGGAGATCTACGTCCCGTCCGGCGAGGAGAAGACCCTCTACCTCGATCTCATCCCGCCCTACTCGGTGGGTGTCGGCGAGTACAACCTCACGGCGGTGATCGGGTCCTCCGCCCGGGAGTACGAGGAGAACCTGACGCTCCGGCTCCGGGGGTCGTACGATCTGCGGACCTACACGAAGAGCTACCGCCACGAGATCAACCGCGGCGACACCCTCACGTTCGACATGACCGTTACGAACGCCGGCGTCGGAGGAGCGCTGACGAACATCGGGATCAACATGAGCGCACCGGAAGGGTGGCGGGTGACCGTCGACCCGGCGTCGGTCGCGAGCCTTGAAGCCGGCGAGCGGGCGACGGTGCAGGTGACGGTGATCCCGCCGGCCGATATCGTCGCCGGCGAATACAAGGTCGTCGCGCTGGCAAAATGCGACCAGGACGAAGAAGAAGACGAGTACCGGGTCGTGGTGAAGGAACAGTCCTACGTTGCGGTGCTCGGCATCCTGGTGATGGCCGGGATCGGTGCAGGGCTCTGGTATATGTTCAGGAAGTACGGGAGGCGGTAG
- a CDS encoding ABC transporter permease — protein sequence MALDRLLNVARKEFVDHITSRRFAIILGLLLVISTISIYDGIENYNNSLEAYTEQLRQMEEFDDPYRSWMPQKPSIMYVFISMMSYMTMLGGILAIAIGFDLVSKEKETRSLKSLLSHPVYRDEIINGKALGGVGALGFAMALALAIALALLLIFSVVPTLEEFAGILIFGAVSLGFLLAYFAVALMMSTAAKESGNALIYTLVIFFAVSSLLPMFGAMAANAFAGDPPEPPEVPMQKEVVHVASIGGYSSTSVSQSVVYSGAEDPEWKAYEEEMKTYIEKQRFISDISNLLSPQTNYYTVAIAVTNPQLSSMIASPYDTAPEEKPGLAGALGKVWMNIAALIVFPSAFFAATYVKFMRMDIR from the coding sequence ATGGCACTTGACCGATTGCTCAACGTAGCAAGGAAAGAGTTCGTTGATCACATCACCAGCAGGCGCTTTGCCATCATCCTCGGCCTGCTCCTCGTGATATCGACGATCAGCATCTACGATGGTATCGAGAACTACAACAACAGCCTGGAGGCGTATACCGAGCAACTCCGGCAGATGGAGGAGTTCGACGACCCGTACAGGAGCTGGATGCCCCAGAAGCCCTCGATCATGTACGTCTTCATCTCCATGATGAGTTACATGACGATGCTCGGCGGCATCCTTGCCATTGCGATAGGATTCGACCTGGTCTCGAAGGAGAAAGAGACCCGGTCGCTGAAGTCGCTCCTCTCGCACCCGGTCTACCGCGACGAGATCATCAACGGCAAGGCGCTCGGGGGCGTCGGCGCGCTCGGGTTCGCCATGGCGCTTGCGCTTGCCATCGCCCTTGCCCTGCTCCTCATCTTCTCGGTTGTCCCGACGTTGGAGGAGTTTGCTGGCATCCTGATCTTCGGGGCGGTCTCGCTCGGATTCCTGCTTGCCTACTTCGCCGTCGCGCTCATGATGTCGACGGCTGCAAAAGAGAGCGGGAACGCGCTGATCTACACCCTGGTGATCTTCTTCGCCGTCTCCTCGCTCCTTCCCATGTTCGGGGCGATGGCCGCTAATGCTTTCGCGGGCGACCCCCCCGAGCCGCCTGAAGTACCCATGCAGAAAGAGGTGGTTCATGTCGCGAGCATCGGGGGATACTCCAGCACCAGCGTCTCGCAGAGCGTGGTATACAGTGGAGCCGAGGACCCGGAGTGGAAGGCATATGAAGAAGAAATGAAGACTTACATCGAGAAACAGAGATTCATCAGCGATATCTCGAACCTCCTCTCGCCGCAGACGAACTACTACACCGTCGCGATCGCGGTGACGAATCCACAGCTTTCCTCGATGATCGCGTCGCCTTACGACACGGCACCCGAGGAGAAGCCCGGCCTTGCCGGTGCCCTTGGCAAGGTCTGGATGAACATCGCCGCGCTCATCGTCTTCCCGTCGGCCTTCTTCGCAGCGACCTACGTGAAGTTCATGCGGATGGATATCAGGTGA
- a CDS encoding ABC transporter ATP-binding protein codes for MIRTENLTKVYNGKTAVDGLDLVVGEGEIFGFLGPNGAGKSTTILMLTGMIEPTGGRCFVDGIEVAKDPLNVKKIIGYLPEDVGFYGNMTGEQNLDYFARFYGMDAKERKERIAELLELVHLDGVAQKAGEYSRGMKQRLGLAQALINDPKVLFLDEPTANLDPEGVREYRELVTHLAGEGKTIFVSSHILSEVREVCRTVGLLAKGKLAAQGTLEEVARALAPADGDAVRIVVETRERLPAIDDPAVIDIERNGNRAVVRAKADIRDRLSATLFEQGLHVREMRLEEPEIEDVFMAAYRR; via the coding sequence ATGATACGAACGGAGAACCTCACGAAGGTATATAATGGAAAAACAGCCGTCGACGGCCTGGACCTCGTGGTCGGGGAAGGCGAGATATTCGGTTTCCTCGGCCCGAACGGAGCGGGAAAGAGCACGACGATCCTGATGCTCACCGGTATGATCGAGCCCACCGGCGGACGGTGCTTCGTCGACGGGATCGAGGTCGCAAAAGACCCGCTGAACGTGAAGAAGATCATCGGCTACCTCCCCGAAGACGTCGGGTTCTACGGGAACATGACCGGCGAGCAGAACCTGGATTATTTCGCACGGTTCTACGGGATGGACGCGAAGGAGAGAAAGGAGCGGATCGCAGAACTGCTCGAACTCGTCCATCTCGACGGCGTCGCCCAGAAGGCAGGAGAGTACTCCCGCGGCATGAAGCAGCGGCTCGGGCTCGCCCAGGCGCTGATCAACGATCCTAAAGTGCTCTTCCTCGACGAACCGACGGCAAACCTCGACCCCGAGGGCGTCCGGGAGTACCGGGAACTCGTCACCCACCTCGCCGGCGAAGGGAAGACGATCTTCGTCTCCTCCCACATCCTCTCCGAGGTCCGGGAGGTCTGCCGGACGGTGGGGCTCCTCGCGAAAGGAAAACTTGCCGCGCAGGGGACGCTCGAAGAGGTCGCCCGGGCGCTGGCACCTGCAGACGGCGATGCCGTCCGGATCGTCGTCGAGACCAGGGAGCGCCTGCCGGCGATCGACGACCCCGCGGTCATCGATATCGAGAGGAACGGAAACCGTGCGGTCGTCCGGGCGAAGGCCGATATCCGGGACCGGCTCTCCGCGACTCTCTTCGAGCAGGGGCTGCACGTCCGGGAGATGCGTCTTGAGGAGCCTGAGATAGAGGACGTCTTCATGGCGGCCTACCGGAGGTAG